The genomic segment TCACCCACCTCCGCCGCTGGAGCGACATCAACGGCGGCGACCTGCGCGGTCTGCTCTGGTCCCGGCACACCGAGCTCGTCGACGCCCTCGTGCGCAACGACCCGGAGGCCGCGCACGCGATCGTCAGGGAGTACAACGCGCACTCCCTGTCCCTCATCGAGCGGCTGGCCGCTGCATGAGTGCGGACCTGGGCGTGGACCTGTCCGTCGTCGTCCCCGCGTACAACGAGGAGCAGCGCCTCGGCCCCACGCTCGACGCGCTCCGCGACCACCTCGAGACGGCCTACCGGGGCGCCTGGGAACTGATCGTCGTCGACGACGGCTCCACCGACCGGACCGCGGAGATCGCCGCCGAGGCGTCCGCCGCGGACCCCCGCGTCCAGCTCGTGCGCGGCGGCCGCAACCGCGGCAAGGGCCACGCGCTGCGGCTCGGCGTCCTCGCCACGTACGGCCGCCGCGTCCTGGTCACCGACGCCGACCTCGCCGCGCCCATCGAGGAGCTCGACCACCTCGACAAGGCGCTCACCGACGGCCACGCGGCCGCGATCGGCTCCCGGGCCCGCCCCGGCGCGACGATCGACACCCACCAGCACCGCCTGCGCGAGCTGCTCGGCCGTACCGGCAACTTCCTCATACGGTCGGTCGCCGTCCCCGGAATCCGCGACACCCAGTGCGGCTTCAAGCTCTTCGACGGCGACCGGGCCCGTGAGGCGTTCGCCGCGTCCCGGCTGCACGGCTGGGGCATCGACGTCGAGATACTGCAGTACTTCAGGCGGCAGGGGTGGCCCGTCGCCGAGGTGCCCGTGCGCTGGTCCCACCAGGAGGGATCGAAGGTCAGGCCGCTGGACTACGTGAAGGTCCTCGCCGAGCTGACGACCCTCAAGGCCCGCACGGTCCGCCGCGCCGACGTCCTCGTCGCGCTCCTCTTCCTGGCCCTCTCGGTCACCCTGTACTCCAGCCGCTGGACGGCACCCGCCCACCGCTACATCCCGGACTCGCTCCAGGACCAGAACCAGTGGGAGTGGTTCTTCGCGGTGACGGCGGACAACGTCCGGCACCTGAACAACCCCCTGTTCACCACCCTCCAGAACGTCCCGGACGGCGTGAACCTCATGGCCAACACGGTCATGCTGGGCCTGTCCGTGCCGCTCGCGCCCGTGACCTGGCTCCTCGGTCCGGCGGTCGCCCTGAACGTGGCGATGACGGGCGGCCTCGCGGCCACCGCCGTCAGCTGGTACGCGCTGATCCGCAGACGCCTCGTCCCGCACCGGGGCGCCGCCGCCGTCGGCGCGGCCCTCGCCGCGTTCGCGCCCCCGATGGTCAGCCACGCCAACGCCCACCCGAACTTCATCGTCCTCTTCATGATCCCGCTGATCATCGAGCGGGCGCTGCGGCTCTGCGAGGGCACACGGGTCGTACGCGACGGCGTCGTCCTCGGGCTCTGTACGACGTACCAGATCTTCCTCGGCGAGGAGCCGCTGCTCCTGGCGGCGCTCGGCATGCTGCTCTTCGCGCTGGCGTACGCGGCCGTGCGCCGCGACGTGGCACGCGCCGCGTGGCGCCCGCTCGCGCGCGGCCTCGGGATCGCCCTGGCCGTCACGATCCCCCTGGTCGCGTACCCCCTCTACTGGCAGTTCTTCGGCCCGCAGAGCTACAAGAGCGTGCTGCACGGCGACAACGTCGGCAACAGCCCGCTCGCCTTCCTCTCCTTCGCGGAGCGCTCACTCGCGGGCAGCCACGAGACCGCCGACCACCTCGCCATGAACCCGACCGAGCAGAACGCCTTCTACGGCTGGCCGCTCGCCGTCCTGGCCTTCGCGATCGTCGTACGCCTCTGGGAGCGCACGGTCGTCAAGGCGCTGGCGTTCACCGTGCTCGCGGCCGCGCTGCTCTCGCTCGGCCCGAAGTTCCGCATTCCGCTCACCGACCTCGTCCTGCCGGGGCCGTGGGCGGCGCTTTCCGGCCGACCTCTCTTCGAGTCCGTCATCGAGTCGCGCGTGGCGATGGTGTGCGCCCCGGCGCTCGGCATGCTCCTCGCGCTGGCGCTCGTACGACTGCTCCGCGCTCCCCGGCGCGCACACCGGTTCGCTGGGGTGGCGGCCGTCGCCCTCGCGCTGCTGCCGGTCTTCCCGGCGCCGCTGAAGGCCGTGGACCGGGTCGACGTGCCGCCGTTCATCGCGCAGGGCACCTGGCGGACGTATCTCGGCAAGGGCGAGACCCTCGTCCCGGTGCCGGTCCCCGACCCCGCCAACGCGGAGGGCCTGCACTGGCAGGTCGCCGCCGACCTGGGCTTCCGCATCCCCGGCGGCTACTTCAACGGCCCCTGGGGCCCGGACCGCATCGGCATCTACGGGCCCTCGCCCCGCAACACCTCCACCCTCCTGCGCGACGTCCGCTCCTCGGGCCGCGTCCCCGAGGTCACGCCCGACTGGCGCGAGGCGGTGCGCCAGGACCTGGAGTTCTGGAAGGCGGGCCTCCTCGTCCTGGCCCCGCAACAGAACGACGGACAACTGCGCGCGACCGTGGACGCGCTTCTCGGCCGTCCCGGAAAGTGGGTGGACGGCGTATGGATATGGGACCTGCGCAAGGGCAGTTAGGGGACAGGGCCGCGACTACGCTGCCTGAGTCCCCGCCCCCCCACCCGACCCGAGGAGACCTTCTTGGCCTGCGATCTGTGGCTGGTCCCGCTCGTCGACGTCTTGTGCCACAGCGCCGACAACCCGTTCGCGGAAGAGCTCGCCGTCTACGACAAGGCACTGCACGAGGCGGGCCTGCCGCCCGTACCCGTCTTCGCCTACATGCCGGGCCTGTCCGGCGACGTCGCCCCGGTCGCGGGCTTCGACTACGACGCGCTGCACTTCCTGCGCCGCGCCTACCTCCTCCAGATCTGCGGCCTCGAGGTCACGCCCGTGGACGAGCTGGGCGGGGACTACGAACAGCTCCTGGAGATGTTCGACGCCACGGCCCAGCAGTCCCACCTGGTCTGGCACTACGACCACGCGGGCGCGTACGTCCCCGTGGACTTCCCGGTCCCGCTCTCCAACGAGGAGCTGCTCGCGGGCGGCGGCCCGCTGGGCTCGTCCCAGGCGCTCCTGCGCGAGCTGGAGTACGTCGCCCCGTCGATCGGCATAGACCCGGCGAACCCCCCGCTGGCCCCGGCCCCGCCGTCGGCCCCCACGTCCCTGGAGGAGCCCGCGGCCCCGCCGCCGCCGGACGAGAGCCCCTTCGCGCGGGAGCGCCACGTGTGGCTGGGTCTGCACGCGGCGGCGACGCGGAGCCTGGCGCAGGGCTCGATGATCATCTACAGCTGATCATCCGCAGCTCGGCGATGAGTTCGGGCGGCCCACCGGGTCTGACTGTCGTACGCGCGTACACACTCAGGAGGAGCGAGCGACGTGAACCGGAGACAAGAGCGGCAGCAGCTGCTGAAGGTCCAGAACTTCATGGTGTCGAGCGACGGCTTCGGCACGGGCGAGGGCCAGAGCCTGGAGCGGCCGTTCGGCCACGCCGACCCCCGGGAGATGTCCGCCTGGGCCGGCGCGACGGCGAGCTGGCCGAACCGCACGGACCCCGGCGGGAGCCGCGGTCTGGACGACTACTTCACCCGAGACTTCAGCCACAACATCGGCGCCGAGATCATGGGCCGCAACAAGTTCGGCCCGCAGCGCGGGCCGTGGCAGGACCACGAGTGGCGCGGCTGGTGGGGCGACGAGCCCCCCTTCCACACCCCCGTCTTCGTCATGACCCACCACGAACGCCCGTCCTTCACGCTCTCCGACACCACGTTCCACTTCGTCGCGGGCGACCCGGCGACGGTCCTGGAGCAGGCGAAGGAGGCGGCGCAGGGCAAGGACGTCAGGCTCGGCGGCGGCCCGACGATCGTCCGCGAGTTCCTTGAGGCGGACCTGGTGGACACGCTGCACGTGGCGGTGTCGCCGATGAAGATCGGGGCGGGGGTACGGCTCTGGAACTCGCCCGAGGAGCTGACCGACCGCTACCACCTGGAGGTCGTGCCGAGCCCGAGCGGAGTGACGCACCACTTGTTCTGGCGCAAGTAGACGGCTCCGGGTCGGGTCACCGGGGCTCGGGCGGCCGCTGCCGGGGCATGTTGGGCCGGGCCCCGGGCGGCAGCGGGAACCGTCCGGGGGCGGCGGACGCCTCGCGCGGCGCCCCGCCCGGCACCATCGCCTGCATGGCCAGCGGCACGGGCCCGGCCCGGAACTCGACCATCCAGTCGGAGGTCTCCGCGCGCACGAGCTCGGTGACGTCGTCGGTGAACTTCCGCAGCACTCCGAGGCAGCGCTCGGCGGCTTCCCCGGCGGTCCCTTCGGTGGGTCCGAGCACCTCCCGCACACTTTCACTGGCCCAGTCGAACTGCAGCACCTGCAGCCGCCGCTGCACGGCCTGCGCGGTCGCCACGTCCCGCATCCACCCGGACGTGAGCCCGAAGAACCGGTCGCACCCCACGCAGGCGACCCCCAGAAGCAACGACACGAACCCCCACCCGGCGAGACCACCGGCAGCCCCCGCGTTCCCTGCCCCCACCCCCGCCAGATCGAGCAGCGGCAGCACGCCGGCGCCCACGGCGCCCAGGGCGGCGCCCACGCGCAGGAGGCGCGCCGCGCGGCGCTTCCTGCCGCGGTCGGTGAGGTACCAGTCGGCGGTGTTCAGAGCACCCCGCTCCACCCACCTGTAGAGCTCGTCGAGCCGACAGGCGGGATCGCCCCAGTCACCGAGGGGAAAGGCCCGCCCGGTCAGATCCCCGACCCGAGCCCCCGACCCGGCGCCGGCCCCCGGAGCCGCCCCCGACTCCTTGCCCGGCCCCGCCCCCGTCCCTGCCCCCTGTCCCTCGGGGGGCACCCCCTCGGGCTGCATCTCCGGCTGGCTCACCCGGCACTCCTCCAACGAGATCACGCGTATCGACACCAATTCCTACCGCCCAATGGGTGGCCATGAGCCCGGATTCACGGCTTTTCCGCCCGGAAGAGCTGCTTGATCAGGTATAGGAAGACGCTGGATCTCACTCGAAAGAGTGCTGGGGCGACC from the Streptomyces venezuelae genome contains:
- a CDS encoding dolichyl-phosphate beta-glucosyltransferase, with the translated sequence MSADLGVDLSVVVPAYNEEQRLGPTLDALRDHLETAYRGAWELIVVDDGSTDRTAEIAAEASAADPRVQLVRGGRNRGKGHALRLGVLATYGRRVLVTDADLAAPIEELDHLDKALTDGHAAAIGSRARPGATIDTHQHRLRELLGRTGNFLIRSVAVPGIRDTQCGFKLFDGDRAREAFAASRLHGWGIDVEILQYFRRQGWPVAEVPVRWSHQEGSKVRPLDYVKVLAELTTLKARTVRRADVLVALLFLALSVTLYSSRWTAPAHRYIPDSLQDQNQWEWFFAVTADNVRHLNNPLFTTLQNVPDGVNLMANTVMLGLSVPLAPVTWLLGPAVALNVAMTGGLAATAVSWYALIRRRLVPHRGAAAVGAALAAFAPPMVSHANAHPNFIVLFMIPLIIERALRLCEGTRVVRDGVVLGLCTTYQIFLGEEPLLLAALGMLLFALAYAAVRRDVARAAWRPLARGLGIALAVTIPLVAYPLYWQFFGPQSYKSVLHGDNVGNSPLAFLSFAERSLAGSHETADHLAMNPTEQNAFYGWPLAVLAFAIVVRLWERTVVKALAFTVLAAALLSLGPKFRIPLTDLVLPGPWAALSGRPLFESVIESRVAMVCAPALGMLLALALVRLLRAPRRAHRFAGVAAVALALLPVFPAPLKAVDRVDVPPFIAQGTWRTYLGKGETLVPVPVPDPANAEGLHWQVAADLGFRIPGGYFNGPWGPDRIGIYGPSPRNTSTLLRDVRSSGRVPEVTPDWREAVRQDLEFWKAGLLVLAPQQNDGQLRATVDALLGRPGKWVDGVWIWDLRKGS
- a CDS encoding dihydrofolate reductase family protein, producing the protein MVSSDGFGTGEGQSLERPFGHADPREMSAWAGATASWPNRTDPGGSRGLDDYFTRDFSHNIGAEIMGRNKFGPQRGPWQDHEWRGWWGDEPPFHTPVFVMTHHERPSFTLSDTTFHFVAGDPATVLEQAKEAAQGKDVRLGGGPTIVREFLEADLVDTLHVAVSPMKIGAGVRLWNSPEELTDRYHLEVVPSPSGVTHHLFWRK
- a CDS encoding SLATT domain-containing protein: MSQPEMQPEGVPPEGQGAGTGAGPGKESGAAPGAGAGSGARVGDLTGRAFPLGDWGDPACRLDELYRWVERGALNTADWYLTDRGRKRRAARLLRVGAALGAVGAGVLPLLDLAGVGAGNAGAAGGLAGWGFVSLLLGVACVGCDRFFGLTSGWMRDVATAQAVQRRLQVLQFDWASESVREVLGPTEGTAGEAAERCLGVLRKFTDDVTELVRAETSDWMVEFRAGPVPLAMQAMVPGGAPREASAAPGRFPLPPGARPNMPRQRPPEPR